cgaacaaaacggcgcatatttgacttaaaacagatgattgtaactaattttatgaacaaatgaaaattcaaaaaaaataccgcaggacttttctgacagcctaatataatgaaTTAAAATCTTATCATCGTAAAAACACTAGGATTTTGCCCTTGGTTGAGAGGTTATATTACTCTTATAATAATATAAGGTTATATAACGTTCGGTCTTTAAACCAACCAATGGATCAATTTCCTTCAATTTGCCTTCACTTGCCATGAAAGGTATGaaagtgttgttttttttatcatcgCCCTTGTGCAATGATTTATTCAACCGTTCCTGTTATCACATTATGTTGGCTGACAGTGAAACATACAAGGATAGCACGTGTACCAGAACCCGATGTGAAACGTGTCGGCTGCAGCCAAGCAATAAACACTTCGTGGTTCGGTTGAACCATCCATTCGTTTCAATAATCAGGCAAAAGTAATAAAATTACGAGTATTCCACCTGATACCCAATACTTTATCCCATGGCTAAACCACAATTCAAGTTGAATCGAATTCATTTTGTTCAATTATTCACACATGCCAAATCGGACAAGTTTGTTTTGCGGTCTCGTTAATTCTTAACCTCGAGTACGAGTACCTACGTGTGACAACTTTTTTCGTCGCAACCGAGCACCAGCTCGAGTGCCTCTAGGGGCGGGGAGGCTGTTTGCAGATGTAGTTAAAATCTCACCATCGCCTCTAGCGTTATGTGAATTTCCTTGCTGCTTTGTGTATAGAGGCTCATTCATTTTTAGGTTTGGTGAGATATTTTTCCTTCCGTGTGTTGTGAATTCTCTAGAGATTCATGACAAGTTTTTTCGCGGTAGAGGAAGGGAAGCTTGGCTGAATATAAAAACGGTCTTTTAGCTACAAaacgacaaaagatccatgttTTCCTAGGATATGGCCCTGTGTTGAACGAGAAACATTTTGATTAGGCTTCCTGCGGATGCATAAATTTGACTGGCGTTTTTTTGCCCAGGCTAGTTAGCATGTTGTGTGCACGTATCCTAATTCGCCGCAAGCAAGGGTTTTCTATGAGTTTAcaggaacaaacttttttttgaaaaacgatgcAATTTATTTTGACCACTTATTGATGTCAAGTAACTCTGCTCAAACCTGTTTCCTACGACTCAGCGACCATGGATATTGAAATTTGACTAAACATATACACTGgagccgcgtaaaaaaacgcataaattccaaaatccgggTTAatttctaacaaacagtgaattattaggtTCAAATGCAACCCatgttctaacaattgattaactgttttttatgcatgctacaatcattatatctgtttctcctttttatttctcagctacttattttaacttatttcgtgaaaagtcacatcaattagaacattaaatctgtttattggaggcgatctggcgtagtggtaacatccatgcctctcacgctaaaggttacgagttcaattctcactcccgacattcttccaaaaatggaagtaaaaagtgacgaaccagccaaatgagttgaaaatcattatttacgcttatcatcaaatttcaacaatccaAAAGCTGAGAACTACAATTCTTCTGACATGGAATGAAATCGAGCTGGCAACACTGCAAAACTTGAACAAAGTAAGCAGAAAACtgtattttttgtattatagtgactttcaatacTTTTGGCTGGGTCGTcactttaagggggtattctagtgtagagacacaaatttcggacgttttttcgagctccgtaaaaataatccgaaccaaaaaatcgaacaaattcaaatcagtaaagatgccgctatcgcatgaacctcggacaacttaaaaacgtattttttgacAGAATGGCGGCCGTTTTCACTTTAGAACGTTTTTCCTTatgtttcctaatttttttaaaatagtaaaatttaaaaaatatgatttttagaggctcatgcgatagaaagaagcctacagattgtatccatataaattcgacatgaatcggttcagtagaacttgagatatcgtgtacgccagtttgaaaaaactagtttcgagaaaaacgcgtttgaagttcattgttatggccgtaccaggttagataccgcatcactaaaataacTCTAAATCAGTTAATAAtaagattttcgataagtcctttctagagtattgATACGTGAGATCTCAAAAAAATAACCGAAATCGGAAAGGTGACTATTCGAAGACGAAAAGGATAAAAAACGCGCTTTATTTCAAGGAATTCAATTGGTATACtgtctttatttcatttttggtTGGTTTTTATACCACATTTGAACAATTGCTTCATCAGTTGATATGTGATGAAGAGACAAAAAATAATCCTTTGTCAACTGAAGAATTCAATATGCAAATTGTTTGGTGACAATCAATTATGTTGTTTGGAGCGCGTTGTATAGGGATGTCCTTGCTTTTTGCGCCAACATAATCCGCCCACCAAATTGCGGGTAGGAATTTCTGACCCTTTGTATCCAGGAAGGTGTTCATCATTATCCAAAGGGAATCGACGTAGTTTCCTAACGTCACGACGGAATAGTCCTTTAGAGGTTTTCACCGAAGCCACTCTGACAAGTCCATCGGTCCCGGGGAAGATCTCCAGTACGCGCCCCAGAGGCCACTGCTGTGACTCTTTTCGTTGTCGTTAACAAGTAACACAAAATCACCTTCTGCTATGTTTGGTGATACATTTTGCCATTTGGTCAATCGTTGAAGAGATAGCACGTACTCGGTTTGCCACCGAGATCGGAAATCCTGAGAAACACGTTGGATGTAGTTCCACCTGGATAGTGAACCGATTTGCTGCTCTAGACGGTTAATCTCCGGTGAAGCGTCCAATGCACGCCCGATCAAGAAATGAGCAGGAGTTAGCGGTTGTGGATCACTAGGGTCGTCTGAAATCGGAGAAATCGGACGCGAGTTCATACACGCAGCGATTTGTGCAAGTAGAGTGCTTAGTTCCTCAAATGTGTAGTTATAGTTATTTCTAATTTTGGAAAGAAAGGTCTTTGCTACTTTGATGCCAGCTTCCCACAACCCACCGTGATGAGGTGAGCGAGCTGGAATGAAAAGCCATTGTACACGCCGGTCTGCAAGGAAGTCGTTGACCTCGTCGTTGTGCTCGGTAGCGTCGATTTTCTGGTAATGTTCACGAAGTGTTTTGGCTGTGGCTCGAAGATTCGTTGCATTGTCGGAATACATTTTACTTGGTACACCGTATCTACAGCAAAATCTGGTGAATGCTGCGAGAAAAGCTGATGCACTCAAGTCGGATACTGCCTCGAGATGCACGGCGCGCGTTCCGAAACAAATAAACAGGGCGATATAACCTTTAGATGGCACTGCACCGCGAGTTCGTCGTCCGATTATATTCACAGGGCCGGCATAGTCGACGCCAGTGATGGAGAAAGGAGGAAACGATCCTCCGGCAACTGTCCCATTTGCTGAGTGATCCGTACTGGGCTGACTCGATTACACACAATACAGTCGCGACACACTTCACGAGCAGCACTGCTACCGTGCAAGATCCAAAATCTTCTCCTAACAGCGGCCAATAACGACTGTGGTCCGCAGTGGAGATGCATTTGATGTTCGTTAATGAGAATAAGCGAAGTTAAAATAGAGCGATGAGATCTGCGGGATTCTCAACCGTTCTTACGTGATGCCAATTAACCGAAGGTAGATAAGTGGAAATCTCCGCAACGCGGTTTGCTATAAAGGTCTTCCACCTAGCAGCACCACCACACAGCCAGGCCAAAACCACCTTGGAATCGGAGAAAGCTCGTACTTCGTGGAACGTGGTAGTAGAGAGAGCGGCTGTCTCATTAGAAATCAAGCGTGCGAGAATAACAGCTGCACACAATTCCAGCCGAGGCGTTGTCGTACGACCGTTGCCAATAGGCGTCAGTTTTGATTTGGCACAGAGGAGATATGAAGAGGTATTGCCATCATCATCAACAGCACGAATGTAAATGCAAGCTCCCAAAGCCACATCGGATGCGTCGCAATAGCCGTGCAGGTTAGGGATTGCATCACCGTGCCCAAATTttaataaccggttattcggtaatgaaaattccattaccggtaaaaccggtaaattatcggtaaaaaaatatttaaaaaaaacattctcttGAAGAAATGACTTTTATTGATGATGATTagttaacaaaaacaaaagtttttcCTACTTAGTTTGTTGGTGTAAataatacttaaggacacagtgaatgttaattttgtcgttgTCTTATCTTGATCGGGTCTCATTAACAAAATTTCCAGAAGATGAAGACGCACGTTCGGAGAACGAAaagcatcgaataccattgtcatgaATTTGCCTCagatgccctctgtacgaaagCTCTTGTCTGAgtgttttcatcaatccgtttatggacgttgagcttgggctgaacgttgatacctttgattaCTGAAATCTTTGTTCATGTTTTTCattgatgctcaactgttctgcagaTTCTGTATTATCCAGTTGATTTCTTCCTCCTATTGTCCAGTCACTGAAAcgataccatcatcatcaaatttcatcaagtcacgaacgatttcaaatgcctgcttggtcaatgcagtccgtgacgtttgatagaagacgccaaaGTCATCATGATTTGGGTCTCGACCACGAGCACAATAAGTATTCATATACGGGAACACATCTTCATATATGAATCGTCTTCCTGCAATCCATCCAATCAGGGCTTCAAGGAGCTGCTTCGGTTGCATAAACTGCAATCCTACGTCAGCTTCATAGAGGGTGCAAGTCTTCCGCGATAGCAGTTCAACAGAGatcagaactggttcgaggtaGAATTGGACGATTTCGGAgcgattcttagaagatcgatcttttcctttccgatttccgatttttgggATCGATCTTCTGTACTCGAGAAAAtcaagaaaatcgatttttttttgctttcgatcttttcgatctttttgtagatttgtttttcagtatacattgATTTTTTATCTCACCTAAGGCCACATTTCTTTTAAACATAATGTAAACATTCGGAttgcttcttctacgatttacttctgtacaaatgctgacagagacagaactagcggcagctactgaggggatgaACTGTAACCGGTTACGCATAAGGTCACTGAATTGTTTTGACATTGACATTGTTGAAATGTAACCGGTTGGCAAAAGGTCTGAATTGCTTTGACATTGACATTGTTGACAATTTTTGACAGGCGAAAGGTTGTTTCGACTTCGACTAAATGACATATGTATAgcacgattggcttttatgggatcattgtcagctgagttctgggtggttgttgaatttctaataatactttttcaattaatttatcaaATAAAACGATTACCAGACGGCACATTATGAATGCCCTATGAGCCACAtgctgagaaacaaaacaaaatatttgataTTCGAAAGAAATGTGAAATTTGTATTTCCTGTTTAATGAAACGACAGAATTCATATAGAATAagcagaaaaatcgaaaaaaaagcgTTTATCAATTCGACAAAGAttgattcagcaaagatcgattatttggaaccgatttaatcagtggatcgatctctacgtcgtttggaaaatcgattcgataagatcgatctttttataaagatcgcccaatcctagttcgaGGGCATCAATCAATTCCTCTATCACtatcagttcttcatcgctgaagcttatctaGTGTTTAGTTTCCAGATCGAGCAGCGTTTTTAGAATTGAAGTTCGGAGGTCGCAGAATCAacgcaacactgccagttgtCCTTTTTCCATCTTATTTTGATTCTAGAATGTTGCGGAGCCCATTGTGCACCGCAATGCTGGGTGAACCCACTGACCAATCCCCCCGTAGTATCGAAGACAGTATAATGACACGATGAGACAAAGTGACGTTTGCTTTGGAAAAAACTATACCTTCATTGTGGTCCATGGGGATACGCTGAGAACTATTGTTTGCCGCCTTCCGTGCAGTAAGCGGATTGGCATCAATAACCAAAATAGTAGAAATTTATTCCGAACGTTTGTCGTTTGCCTGTATGGAAAACACTAAATATGTAAGTTCACGCTGTTATCACTTACCTGTAGAATTAACATTGTTATATAATAAATTTACAGCTTTATAGCTGCTGCTAAGCAACTGAAAGAACGTGTTTCATTACCCCGGGTCGCGGTAACATAGAGTGATATTTTTAAGCGGCATAAatacaaatattatttatggtgtaaaaatgaaatttacCGATATTAcctgttattgattgtaaaattaccggtaattcggtaatgaaaaatgaaccggtattaccggtaaaaccggtaacggtaaaaccggttaacaatccctagtgCAGGTAGAGACGAGACCAACTGTGAAATTTAATTACGCGCCGTGGAATCTGGAACGAATTGAGAAGCGAAAAGTTTTGCACCAAAACTAACCAATCATTGGTCAACTCACCGGGGGGAGTTGCATCCCAGTCCACCTTCAGTTCCCACTTTTGTTGCATCAACAATTTTGCCTTCACAATTATCGGGGCGAGGAGGCCAAGCGGATCGAACAGGCTAGCAATTTGCGAGAGGATAGTTCTTTTCGTGGGCTGAAGGATCTCTTTTGATTTGTAGGTGAAATGGAACTCGTCACTGCACGGCTGCCATTGCATTCCGAGGGCTTTGACTGTGCTGTTAGAATCATCTTCGATTAGAATTTTCACTTCAAGATCGGCATCTGGAACACCATCCAGGACTGAGGTACAATTTGACACCCATTTTCTAAGGTGGAATCCACCAGCGGCAAATATTTTAGTAAGTTCCTCTCTTAGTGTCTTGGCTTCTTCTTCGGAAGATGCACCTGTTAAAATGTCATCGACGTATATGCCGTTCTCTGCCTTTGTTACTGTCGCTGGATACACTTCCCTATAGGATTCCAACAGCTGTTGAACACACTTTGTGGCTAAATAGGATGCACATTTTGTTCCAAAAGTAACGGTATTGAGACGATATTCCTCCACAGTTTCGTCTTTAGACCATCTCCATAGAATTTTAAGAAGATCTCGATCAAGCTCGTTCAACCATATCATGCGATACATTTGTTTCGCGTCGCTTGCAAGAACGATCGGTGAGAAGCGGAATCGAATCAAAATGTTGATCAAAGAATCCTGAACTACAGGACCGCACATGAGTACGTCATTTAATGAGAGTCCAGTTGAGGTTTTTACCGAAGCATCGAAAACGACTCTGCATTTTGTTGTGGTACTTGTCGATTTTACAACGCAGTGGTGTGGTAGATAAATCGAACGAATTTCTGTGCTAGTGTTTCCCACTAAAGACATGTGATTGAGTTCAATGTATTCACGGATGAACGTATGGTACTCATTTCTGAGTTGAAGGTTTCGGTCGAGCTTTCTTTCGATGTGATAGAACCTTCTTTCAGCAATATGCCTAGAATCGCCAAGTTGATTCGGGTTTGACAAAAAAGGTAGCTTTACGACGAATTTTCCCGATTTGTCTCTGGTAGTGTGCTCAGCAAAATGCTGCTCACATCGTTGCTCTTCTTCAGTGAGATGCTTATCTGTTGTTGCGTACTCTTCTATTTCCCAGAACTTGCGCAGTTGCAAAGAGAGGTCGTCATGAGCCGAAGTTAGCAGGCAGGTTGAGGGATATACATTCTCAATTACGTTCAAACTCGCATCCCGATAACGGCCAGCGACCACCCATCCAAACTTCGTGTTTTGAAGCGTTGGTAAGCTATCGTCCGAACTGAGAGAAATTTTTCCGGGCTCGAGTAACTGTAAGAAGAGATCAATGCCGAGCAAGACATCTATTTTGCCAGGGCAATTGAAGAGAGGGTCAGCTAGATATATCGATCCTGAGATGGGCCAATCTTGGATGTATATTGGTTTGCTCGGTAGCGTTCGGGTGATTCTCTCCAGAACAATGCAAGGAACGGTTGTGCGGTAGTCAGTACAGCGGGAGGAAACAACAATATCTGTACACTTATTGGCATGAGCTGGTGTAGCAGATATTCCCTCAAGGTCCATACTAATGGGTTGGGTTTGAAGAGAAAGTGTTTTGCAGAAGCTCTCATTGATGAAGCTTACTTGTGATGCACTATCCAAAATGGCTCTACAGGCATGCTGATGTCCATGATTGTCCGAAACGTTGATAGAAACGGTAGCGAGGAGAACGTTGGGTGCATCCAAACAAGTTGGTGAGTCGAACGACGATATCAACGATTGAGCGGTTGGCCCAGAATTTATCTGGACAAGGTGATCAGGAGACATAACGATCGGTTGGGTTGGTGAATTGTATGGATGTAACAAAGTATGGTGAGGTAAATTACATTTTCTACATGTGCTGGATTTGCATGATTCACCCGAGTGTGTTTTCAGGCAATTATTGCACAATTGCATACTGTTGACGTAAGTTAATCTATCATCATAGCTCATGTGTAGAAATTTACCACACTGATAAAGATGATGGTATTGTTTCATACAAGCATTACAAAGCGGAGGATTTGTGGCGACGAATGCAGATGCTCCTCTAGTAAGAGGCCTTGAAGGTTGTTTGAAGGGTACGACGTGTTTTGGTTTCGTTGAATGCTGGGCTGATTGCAGTGCGAAACTACGAGATTCAATAAACTTGAGAAAGCATTGCAGAGTTATATTTGCTTCCTCCATCTCTGCTGTCTTTTGACACCATAGCTGCTTTGTTTCAGCATCCACCTTTTCACTCAGTATGAAAAGAAGCCACGTGTCACGATCCTCTCTAGCCATAGCTTTAAGTGCTCGAATTACTTCATCAGAGACATCATGTAGAGCTCGTAAACCAGTGGCGGACGATGATGTAAGTGTCGATTGTGCTAGAAATCGTTGGATGTGCTTGTTGGCTATTTCACGTGGCTTATCATATCTTGATTTAAGCTTCTCCAACGCCGGTTGATAGTTAGCATCTTCGATTTTTAGATGCGACACCAAAGAAGCTGCCTCACCAGCGAGATTTGTTTTCAGAAAATAGAGCTTTTGACTGTCCTTCAGCGTTTGGTTTTGGTGCACCAAGCTGTCGTATAAATCGTAGAATGACTGCCACTCAAGATAATCGCCACTGAAGACAGGCATGTTCATCTGAGGCAGCTTCAGGTCTAGCGCAGGAGATGGATCAGACCGTATGACCGCGGTGGAAGAGGACGAGGCAGCCATATTATCGGACATCATACGCAGAAACTGGGCCTGCTGGTCTGCTAGTTGTTTGATTACATCTTGGGTGGCAGGTCTTTCGAAAGACGATGGATTTTCACGTTGTTTCACcactttcaatatttttaataaacgaTTTTTCAATGCTATGTATAATTCTTCAAACTTTCCTTGACGTTGTACAGCGTCATCGTAAGCTGATTCGTTCTCGCACATATCCAGAATTTTCTTGTGAACAGTACAAAACGCCATCCACACTTCACTCAAAACATCCAACTCTGTTTGAAGATcaatttcttcaacttcatctgGCTTTATTTTTCCCACTATATCCGAAATTCTTTTCAAACGCGGTTCCAACGATTTTCGTTCGCGTATTAACTTATCCATCACCGCGGATTTCGTGCTTCGTTCGATGAATCTCACTTGTAATCACGGTAAGTACTGATCGGCAGACGCAATAGGGCCTGTAGGGCGGCGACGGGGCCAATTCACGGGCAATTGCGATTACAATTAAAAAACGCGGATTCGAGTGAAACTTTcacgatccggttcgaaggaccatttTATGATACGTGAGATCTCAAAAAAATAACCGAAATCGGAAAGGTGACTATTCGAAGACGAAAAGGATAAAAAACGCGCTTTATTTCAAGGAATTCAATTGGTATACTGTCTTTATTTCATGTTTGGTTGGTTTTTATACCACATTTGAACAATTGCTTCATCAGTTGATATGTGATGAAGAGACAAAAAATAATCCTTTGTCAACTGAAGAATTCAATATGCAAATTGTTTGGTGACAATCAATTATGTTGTTTGGAGCGCGTGTTATAGGGATGTCCTTGCTTTTTGCGCCAACAAGTATATTATTGAATGTATAAAcatatgaaagaaaaaaattttgatttttttcaaatttctagactagaatactgcgttaacttccatttttgaacgaatgtcgggagtgagatttGAACTCATGACCTTGaacgtgagaggtacggatgttatcactacgccagatcggctccacaaaCAGAAAACTACCTTTTAGACCAGGGACTCTCAAACTATATTGGGCTAGAGACGCCTTtcccagaatgaagtgataccatcgacccctatAGCTTAAATGCTTTAAAAATATCTTTATCTAATTCATACAATATACTTACCAACTCAAAAAACTTCGTGGTTGGTTGAGGGAATAaagttgacattattttctcaccaataaatagacataaaattcagcaaatatcaagtgtaattaatagtTATTATTAATCATTgatgtttatttaaaaaaatcgtaactcaaaatccagatgactGATTAAAATATTATGTTTAATGTTGGTGAAATGTCGATCCCTCAGTCGTAATGTCCAGCAGCAGTGTCCATTTTATGAATATTTTACGAGCATGATTTTTATTATACAGtgaaaccccgattatccgcgagcggatgatccgcggtgcttTTACTTTTACACTTTTACATTATCACCGCGGTGCTTTTTCTTTACACTCTTACATTATCACCGTTGTACACGACcttgtagatggatagtttcatgatacctgtattgataaaacatatttttcatgctgaaattttttttttttcgtttttcgatctcattttagtcctttattgcgttattcgcgattttcattattcgatttCATTATTCGcgagctagccagactattcagcggataatcggggttctactgtatcaaattggttatatctcgagaacggttagtcctaggacaAAATGTTTTATGATTTCACGATTTAACAGAGTAGGTAttgaaattttacaatttttttataatttatatcttCATTTTGGTGAGTCCGACACGGCTCTACTAtatgtcaaactttgttaaactaGAAGTGTTTTCCAATAAACATATACTATaaagagatataaaagtttttatcaTTAAATTCAATTATCGAGTAAGATTTCTTAACATTGtacttaaaatgttatttttcccaaatagctcattgatttttcaacaactttgtcaaacatcagatttcaatcaagcatctggattttgagttaggatttttttaaaagaaagatcaatgattttgaataagcCCTTTTTAAAAAGCAGCCGTAATCAAAGTTGATCATATGAcaacgaaaattgtgattttaggtagtttccatcctaagtaccaagtttcaaaatattgcaGAGGGTCGGGTTAGCGGCCGGCCGATTTGTCATGGAATTGCTCATGTTTAAGGGTTTCACTTCATATAAAGgggaatgattttggtttgtccagtcgaaaatatgaccatggtttgtccacttttttgaatgctctaattcagc
The Toxorhynchites rutilus septentrionalis strain SRP chromosome 2, ASM2978413v1, whole genome shotgun sequence genome window above contains:
- the LOC129771892 gene encoding uncharacterized protein LOC129771892, with product MYSDNATNLRATAKTLREHYQKIDATEHNDEVNDFLADRRVQWLFIPARSPHHGGLWEAGIKVAKTFLSKIRNNYNYTFEELSTLLAQIAACMNSRPISPISDDPSDPQPLTPAHFLIGRALDASPEINRLEQQIGSLSRWNYIQRVSQDFRSRWQTEYVLSLQRLTKWQNVSPNIAEGDFVLLVNDNEKSHSSGLWGAYWRSSPGPMDLSEWLR
- the LOC129771893 gene encoding uncharacterized protein LOC129771893, whose translation is MDKLIRERKSLEPRLKRISDIVGKIKPDEVEEIDLQTELDVLSEVWMAFCTVHKKILDMCENESAYDDAVQRQGKFEELYIALKNRLLKILKVVKQRENPSSFERPATQDVIKQLADQQAQFLRMMSDNMAASSSSTAVIRSDPSPALDLKLPQMNMPVFSGDYLEWQSFYDLYDSLVHQNQTLKDSQKLYFLKTNLAGEAASLVSHLKIEDANYQPALEKLKSRYDKPREIANKHIQRFLAQSTLTSSSATGLRALHDVSDEVIRALKAMAREDRDTWLLFILSEKVDAETKQLWCQKTAEMEEANITLQCFLKFIESRSFALQSAQHSTKPKHVVPFKQPSRPLTRGASAFVATNPPLCNACMKQYHHLYQCGKFLHMSYDDRLTYVNSMQLCNNCLKTHSGESCKSSTCRKCNLPHHTLLHPYNSPTQPIVMSPDHLVQINSGPTAQSLISSFDSPTCLDAPNVLLATVSINVSDNHGHQHACRAILDSASQVSFINESFCKTLSLQTQPISMDLEGISATPAHANKCTDIVVSSRCTDYRTTVPCIVLERITRTLPSKPIYIQDWPISGSIYLADPLFNCPGKIDVLLGIDLFLQLLEPGKISLSSDDSLPTLQNTKFGWVVAGRYRDASLNVIENVYPSTCLLTSAHDDLSLQLRKFWEIEEYATTDKHLTEEEQRCEQHFAEHTTRDKSGKFVVKLPFLSNPNQLGDSRHIAERRFYHIERKLDRNLQLRNEYHTFIREYIELNHMSLVGNTSTEIRSIYLPHHCVVKSTSTTTKCRVVFDASVKTSTGLSLNDVLMCGPVVQDSLINILIRFRFSPIVLASDAKQMYRMIWLNELDRDLLKILWRWSKDETVEEYRLNTVTFGTKCASYLATKCVQQLLESYREVYPATVTKAENGIYVDDILTGASSEEEAKTLREELTKIFAAGGFHLRKWVSNCTSVLDGVPDADLEVKILIEDDSNSTVKALGMQWQPCSDEFHFTYKSKEILQPTKRTILSQIASLFDPLGLLAPIIVKAKLLMQQKWELKVDWDATPPDSTARN